One Zeugodacus cucurbitae isolate PBARC_wt_2022May chromosome 3, idZeuCucr1.2, whole genome shotgun sequence genomic region harbors:
- the LOC105220111 gene encoding vacuolar protein sorting-associated protein 11 homolog yields the protein MIVHEWKSCEFFDFLLLSRCCNVDVQSEIIAHCANGNIYIFCEVLGVIHVCFRNSWTISFRYQCSDVRFCALTTNNEFLVLVADDQTSRKIRVDVLNIAILNKRDGAPCVASAVLNHKGRVTTVRTCLLKDHLLCISIGLDNGNLLIHRSVINQDMTPNFLCISTGKCSILGIEFQHKKDYLYLFVCSEEKVCVYDILGNNISVEQNLEYFSTTVSSCSILHNSENSFFLIGREDALYCFTIDGRGPCYAIGGRKKVIGCLNQNVVMLMESEDNCRNYLIIIDINNRAIVFQKEIPNSNKHIFVTNEISCYIIFGNTIYITKERSLQNKLQVLISSNFYDLALSIIDEEKRNFFGCVLLNFGDYLLSKGDIISATNKYKETIGHIDSYFIIKRLLNSKYSYHLSLYMNDLINIVNASSSQKDLLRSCNTRNNLRYKTITDEICYENEFSKKYFCDLTITTLSDSYEDDLYYEIITNPPMTISKHWKTIFKSIKLTKNPVRYIAPLINTQEICIEFLEYFMTFSNKMVVFGVLLELHLIDWYSERKDISEILIFLQNNFTAYSEQVLITLVNYSFWPGVIYLNDNIKLLQMHLKYSIKCCDSDIPFNLTKTYVMNKNINLQTIEIEKCSSHIAKDHIDRITSKMLNENRQNILLIVQGISVRTNFKVIHLKQLFRKKIYDHKIKSRNEVKVMVNSLRGFIDFLSSFRLRPIEIRKSVCVICKCKLSLPSIYFLCQHAFHLECVEHNSNEKLCPVCLDQKNLINGTTNKSMDQIKWSMPNTIEMLSILFSKNFINNSS from the coding sequence ATGATTGTACATGAGTGGAAGAGCTGTGAGTTTTTCGACTTTTTGTTGCTCTCTAGATGTTGTAACGTTGACGTACAATCGGAAATAATTGCGCATTGTGCCAATGGAAACATCTATATTTTCTGTGAAGTGTTGGGAGTAATTCATGTTTGCTTCAGAAACTCTTGGACAATAAGTTTTCGTTATCAATGCTCTGATGTTCGATTCTGCGCTCTCACAACTAATAACGAATTCCTGGTTTTAGTAGCTGACGACCAAACTTCTAGGAAAATTCGTGTAGATGTATTAAACATAGCAATACTTAACAAGCGCGATGGCGCTCCATGTGTAGCTTCAGCAGTTTTAAACCATAAAGGACGTGTAACTACAGTCCGAACATGCTTACTAAAAGATCATTTGTTATGTATTTCTATTGGATTGGATaatggaaatttattaattcatagaTCGGTTATAAATCAGGATATGACGCCAAATTTCTTGTGCATTTCAACCGGCAAATGTAGCATTTTAGGTATTGAATTTCAACATAAAAAAGATTACCTTTACTTGTTTGTATGCTCGGAAGAAAAAGTCTGTGTATATGATATATTGGGTAATAATATTAGTGTCGaacaaaatttagaatatttttcaacaactgTCAGTTCCTGCTCAATTCTTCATAACTctgaaaattcattttttttgatTGGGAGAGAGGATGCACTTTATTGTTTCACAATTGATGGAAGAGGTCCCTGTTATGCCATTGGGGGAAGGAAAAAAGTTATTGGTTGTCTAAATCAAAATGTTGTCATGTTGATGGAATCTGAAGACAATTGCCGAaattatcttataataatagatATCAACAACAGAGCTATTGTTTTCCAAAAAGAAATTCCAAACtcgaacaaacatatatttgtaaCCAATGAAATCTCATGCTATATAATATTCGGAAATACCATATACATTACTAAGGAACGAAGTCTTCAAAACAAATTGCAGGTGTTAATTAGTAGTAATTTTTATGATCTTGCTCTAAGCATTATTGATGAGGAAAAAAGAAATTTCTTTGGATGTGTTTTGTTGAATTTTGGGGATTACTTGCTTTCTAAAGGAGACATAATATctgcaacaaataaatacaaagaaaCAATAGGTCACATAGATTcttacttcattataaaacGACTCTTAAATTCAAAGTACAGTTATCACTTATCGCTTTATATGAATGATTTGATAAATATTGTTAATGCTTCAAGTTCACAAAAGGATCTTTTGAGGAGTTGTAATACAAGAAATAATTTAAGATATAAGACTATTACGGATgaaatatgttatgaaaatgaattttcaaaaaaatatttttgtgatttaacAATAACTACATTGTCGGACTCCTATGAGGATGATTTGTATTATGAGATAATAACAAATCCTCCTATGACAATTTCGAAACATTGGAAGACTATTTTTAAGTCGATTAAGTTGACTAAAAATCCTGTACGTTATATAGCTCCTTTAATTAATACTCAAgaaatttgtattgaatttttaGAATACTTTATGACATTCAGTAACAAAATGGTAGTATTTGGCGTTCTCCTAGAATTGCATTTGATTGATTGGTACAGTGAACGCAAAGATAtttcagaaatattaatttttttacaaaataattttaccgCATATTCAGAACAAGTTTTAATAACTTTGGTAAACTATTCGTTCTGGCCGGgcgttatttatttaaatgacaaTATAAAGTTGTTACAAATGCATTTAAAGTATTCCATTAAGTGTTGTGATTCAGATATACCCTTCAATCTGACGAAAACATatgttatgaataaaaatattaatttgcagACAATAGAAATAGAGAAATGTAGCTCCCATATCGCAAAGGATCATATAGATCGTATAACAAGTAAAATGCTGAATGAAAATAGACAAAATATACTACTAATAGTTCAAGGAATATCAGTACgaacaaattttaaagtaattcacTTAAAGCAactttttcgcaaaaaaatatatgatcacaaaataaaatctcgtAATGAAGTTAAAGTAATGGTTAATTCTTTGCGAGGATTTATTGATTTCTTATCTAGTTTTAGATTGCGTCCCATTGAGATCAGGAAAAGTGTATGTGTTATTTGTAAATGTAAGTTGAGTTTGccttccatatattttttatgccaaCACGCTTTCCATTTAGAATGTGTAGAACACAATTCAAATGAGAAATTGTGCCCTGTATGTTTAGATCAAAAAAACTTAATCAATGGTACTACAAACAAAAGTATGGATCAAATTAAGTGGAGTATGCCTAATACAATTGAAAtgctttcgattttattttctaaGAACTTTATAAATAATTCTAGTTAA